From Actinomycetota bacterium:
GGGTGGGATTTGAAATCTCTCCAATGCTCCCCGATATCTTTTCACAAATTGCATTAAAGCCTTGACATATCCAGGAAGATTGTTAATCAGTTCACGGACTTGAGCTGCAATTATGAGACTAAAGTAAAATAAAATCGGAGCTATAACCAAGATCATGATAAGGTAGGTTATTATTACCGCCTGCAGTCTGGAGGCGCCCTTGCTTTCGAAGAAATTCACAATGGGTCTTAAGATGTAAACAATGGCGACGGTGAAAACGACTAGGGGAAAAACCGATCTTATTTTCGATATTAAAAAAAAGAGGGAGGCAAGGAGTAAAATCACACCAAAAATTGCCCAGGTCACAATGGCTATTTCTTTATAT
This genomic window contains:
- a CDS encoding AI-2E family transporter; translated protein: MAREDTVKRYKEIAIVTWAIFGVILLLASLFFLISKIRSVFPLVVFTVAIVYILRPIVNFFESKGASRLQAVIITYLIMILVIAPILFYFSLIIAAQVRELINNLPGYVKALMQFVKRYRGALERFQIPP